CACTGGAACGGCCGGGCGGAAGGTCTTCGCGGAGCTGACGGCCTCGCTGGTCCGGTGGTGCCACAACGGCCGGCCGACGGCGTTGTTCGCCTCGTGGAAGACGATGTCGGCGCGGTCGCCCAGCACGAGCGGCGCCTCGGGACGCCTTTGGGCGAGATGGTCGCGGATCCGGCCGGTGAGGTCCGCGAGGATCTCCCGGGCGAACCGCTGCCAGGTCTCGTACCCGGGCGATCCCTTGTCCTCGGGCAGGCTCTCGCCGGGCGCGTACTCGGCGTACCGGCTCATGCAGGCGAGGCAGTGGCAGACGCCGCGGTACGCGCGGCTGTAGTCGACCTCGTTGAACGACATCCAGTTGCAGAAGAAGCCGTCGACGGGATAGCGGTCGAGCACCTCGTCGAGGACGTCGAACAGCTTGGCCTGGTAGTAGTCGCCGCTCGGGCAGACGCTGGTCAGGCCGTTGTAGACCTGCGGATCGCCGGCCGCGTCGACGAAGCACCAGTCCGGGTGCTGCTCGGCCCGCCGGTGGTCGATCTTGGAGAAGTCCATCCGGCCCATCACCCGGATCCCACGCCGCCCGGCCGCCTTCACCGCGTCGCCGACGAGGTCGCCGGAGGCGCGCTGGGAGAGGTACGGGTTGCGGGTCTGGACGTCGAGGTCGGTCGGGTAGTTGGACAGGATGCCGCCGACGCTCAGCAGCCAGGTGTCGGCGCCGAACTCCACCAGGTAGTCCAGCACCTCCTCCACGTCCAGGCCGGCGTCGATCTCGCGCAGGTTGGTCTGGAACATCCGGAACGGGTCCTGCCACCAGAGCCGGCTCATCGCCCGCGCCTCAGCGTCTTGTAGAGCGCCGAATGATCCAGCTCGCCATCGCCGTCCGCGATCGCCGCATTCATCAACTGCTGTGTCGAGGCAGTGTTCGGCAGGGCCAGATCGAGCTCGGCCGCTGCCTGGATCGCGAGCGCCAGATCCTTGCGGTGCAAGCGGACCCTGAAGCCGGGCTCGAAGGTCTGCTCGACCATCCGCTCCCCGCGCAGCTCGAGAATCCGCGACTGAGCGAACCCACCCATCAACGCTTCCCGTACGACGGCCGGATCCGCGCCCGCCCTCTCCGCGAACAACAGCGCCTCCGCGACCGCCTCGATGGTCAGCCCGACGACGATCTGGTTGGCCACCTTCGCGGTCTGCCCGGCGCCGGTCGCGCCGATCAGCGTGATGTTCTTGCCGAGCGTCTCGAACAACGGCCGCGCCCGCTCGAACACCTCCGGCCTGCCGCCGACCATGATGGTCAACGTCGCCTGCTGCGCGCCGACCTCACCACCGGAGACCGGCGCGTCCAAGTAGTCACACCCAACGAGTCGCTGCGCGAACTCCTTGGTCGCGGCCGGCGAGATCGAGCTCATGTCGATCACCAACGTGCCGGGCTTGAGGCCTTCGGCAACTCCTTCGGGGCCGAAGAGCGCGTTCTCGACGTCGGGGGTGTCCGGCAGCATCAGGATCACCACCTCGGCCTCGGCCGCCGCCTCAGCCGCCGATGCGCAGTGCGTACCGTCGAGGCCCTCGCGTCCGCGGTACAGGAACAACTCGTGGCCCGCTCGTGCGAGATTGGCCGCCATCGGCGTACCCATCACTCCGAGTCCGACGAAGCCGATCCGCATCACGACCTCCAGTCCAGGTGCACGATCTCGAGCAGGCCCGCTGTCGGGAGCGTCACCACCGCCCGGCCGTTCTCGACCGTTGCCTCGACATCGACCTCCGCGACCAGCAGGCGAGCTCTCACCTGGTCCGTGGGAACGGCGACCGACACGGTTTGCGGAGGCAACGGCAACGTCTCCCGGATCGGGCCGCGCATCGCCATCGGGTTGGTCAGGTTGACCAGGGCAACGGCCACCTCGTCGGTTCCCCGATGGACGGCGAGGTCAACCAGGCCGGCGCCCTCGACGGTGACCTCGGGAACCTTGCCCAGGGCCCACGACACGGCGTTGGCGACGAGCTGACCGTGGTCGGTCTGCAGCGCCTCCCAGAAGATCGCGCCGAGGTTGAACGGGAAGTACACGGTCCGCCCGCCGCCGGCGTGCTCGCGACAGACCACCGCGGGCCGGTCCGGGGCCTCGCGCGGGTAGACCTCCTCCATCGGCAGGTCGGGGAAGTCGGGGATGAAGCGGAACGGGACCTGGGCATCGTCTGTTGCCGCGACCCCGAGGATGTGAGTGCCGCCGATGATCCGGGTCGTTCCCTCGAAGCCCTGGTTGAGGCGGTGCTCACCGGTGAGTGCGATGTAGTTGTTCTTCACCTGCCGCGCGGGGTCCTCGAGCTTGACCCCGAGCACGTCACCGAGGCCGAAGTCGTCGCGCTGCCGGCCGCGTTCGTCGTACAGGGAGGTCTGGTACGCCGCGACGAGCGAGCCGCCTGTTCGGACGTAGGCCTCGAGCTGAGCCAGCTGGTCGTCGCCGAGTTGCTCGGCGTTCGCGAGCACGATCACCTTGTACGGCGCGAGCCTGGCGGGCGTGAGCTCCTGGTCGGAGACGAACTCGAACGGCACCCGCGCCTCGACGAGCGCCTGGTAGAAGCCGTCCTCGTGGCCGATGCCGTCCGGCGTACGGAGTTGCCCGGCGCGCGTCGGGTCGAGCAGCGCGACCTCGGCGGTGATGCGCAGGTCCTTCAGGACGGGCTCGACCTTGGCGTGCAGGGTGAACGCCTCGACGACCGGCGGGACCCAGCGATGGTCCGGGACGCTCGCGTTGAACTTGGTGAACCACGGCAACGCGCCCTGGGCGAACCCGTCGACGATCCAGGTCTTCGTCTCCTCGGCCGGCGCGACCGAGTCCTTCCAGCGGTACTGGTGGTGCTCGGGACCGACCGACGTGATCAGCCGGACCGGGCGATCGGGGAAGACGCCGCGGTTGCGCTTGCC
The Kribbella italica DNA segment above includes these coding regions:
- a CDS encoding beta-galactosidase trimerization domain-containing protein, giving the protein MRTDPDQAPLSTDRTPDWPERATRWAQITLAEDDPLHFDAGFWLDLMRDSRSNATCISAGGYVAYYPTQIEYHYRSRFLGDTDPFGALVDGARELGMSVMARVDPHAIHADAAAAHSEWLARDLDGNAIEHWAHPDIWLTCAFTGYHREFITEVAREIVREYDVDAIFANRWEGYSGISYSDGARKSFRDETGLDLPVGEHQENWHEYVGWRRRQLSRLVSIWDEAVRDLRPHTRFIPNLGALAARDLDRALVEKHYPIFFIDKQGRSGIEAPWAAGRNGKRNRGVFPDRPVRLITSVGPEHHQYRWKDSVAPAEETKTWIVDGFAQGALPWFTKFNASVPDHRWVPPVVEAFTLHAKVEPVLKDLRITAEVALLDPTRAGQLRTPDGIGHEDGFYQALVEARVPFEFVSDQELTPARLAPYKVIVLANAEQLGDDQLAQLEAYVRTGGSLVAAYQTSLYDERGRQRDDFGLGDVLGVKLEDPARQVKNNYIALTGEHRLNQGFEGTTRIIGGTHILGVAATDDAQVPFRFIPDFPDLPMEEVYPREAPDRPAVVCREHAGGGRTVYFPFNLGAIFWEALQTDHGQLVANAVSWALGKVPEVTVEGAGLVDLAVHRGTDEVAVALVNLTNPMAMRGPIRETLPLPPQTVSVAVPTDQVRARLLVAEVDVEATVENGRAVVTLPTAGLLEIVHLDWRS
- a CDS encoding 2-hydroxy-3-oxopropionate reductase — encoded protein: MMRIGFVGLGVMGTPMAANLARAGHELFLYRGREGLDGTHCASAAEAAAEAEVVILMLPDTPDVENALFGPEGVAEGLKPGTLVIDMSSISPAATKEFAQRLVGCDYLDAPVSGGEVGAQQATLTIMVGGRPEVFERARPLFETLGKNITLIGATGAGQTAKVANQIVVGLTIEAVAEALLFAERAGADPAVVREALMGGFAQSRILELRGERMVEQTFEPGFRVRLHRKDLALAIQAAAELDLALPNTASTQQLMNAAIADGDGELDHSALYKTLRRGR